A part of Aspergillus flavus chromosome 1, complete sequence genomic DNA contains:
- a CDS encoding putative vacuolar sorting receptor — protein MKSLATSLLGFLLLLSAPHTSVYAASDSKGSNALPPCVARSPTTGFYYDLNSISLSPPKTKDEKLRGNVRDESWHAKGHDYHANFTINVCAPVVENIKDVVGVDRARWQNVSAYYEKEGKVYSIGQQASEPFFRGRKLVLNYTDGSPCAGELIGNASRTKSTIMSFLCDRDAPAHQATASFVGTMDQCTYFFEVRSSAACGAVAPADGQGLGPAGVFGVIALIAVVAYLVGGCAYQRTVMHQRGWRQCPNYSLWAGMFDFVKDMFTILGSSLGRVFRFKRSPALGHIRSGSQRGGFIGAIGGRRNSGRDVDAENRLIDQLDEEWED, from the exons ATGAAGTCGCTGGCTACGTCGTTGCTTGgattcctcctccttctctccgcACCCCATACTTCCGTCTATGCTGCCTCGGATTCAAAAGGCTCAAATGCCTTACCGCCCTGTGTGGCACGCTCCCCGACTACCGGTTTCTACTACGACCTGAATTCAATCTCTCTATCCCCACCGAAGACGAAGGACGAAAAGCTTCGTGGAAACGTCCGCGATGAGAGCTGGCATGCCAAGGGTCATGACTACCATGCAAACTTCACGATAAACGTTTGCGCTCCGGTGGTGGAGAATATTAAAGATGTGGTGGGGGTCGACCGCGCAAGGTGGCAGAATGTCAGTGCATATTATGAGAAGGAGGGCAAGGTCTATTCTATCGG GCAACAAGCGTCTGAGCCATTTTTCCGGGGCCGCAAGCTGGTTCTGAATTACACTGATGGCTCACCGTGTGCTGGGGAACTTATCGGAAATGCCTCGCGCACCAAATCGACAATTATGTCGTTCCTTTGCGATCGCGACGCTCCAGCACATCAGGCGACCGCATCCTTTGTTGGCACTATGGACCAGTGCACATACTTCTTTGAAGTCCGAAGCTCTGCCGCCTGTGGTGCCGTCGCCCCGGCCGACGGCCAAGGCCTTGGCCCAGCCGGTGTATTCGGTGTGAT TGCATTGATCGCCGTCGTCGCGTACCTTGTTGGTGGCTGCGCTTATCAGCGGACAGTCATGCACCAACGCGGTTGGAGACAGTGCCCAAACTACAGTCTCTGGGCGGGCATGTTCGACTTTGTAAAA GACATGTTCACCATTCTCGGTTCCTCCCTAGGCCGCGTGTTCCGGTTCAAACGATCGCCGGCTCTCGGCCACATCCGCAGCGGCAGCCAGCGCGGCGGGTTCATCGGCGCGATCGGCGGGCGGAGaaattctggaagagatgtCGATGCCGAAAATCGACTGATAGATCAACTGGACGAAGAATGGGAAGATTAA
- a CDS encoding putative C6 transcription factor: MTTASNAKPPPTDPQSSPYPPEATASSRNFVPSFSRDQDEISWTSPQSTSSGIPNDDPRLALGVPPPVMIPPESDESPLASSAGLTLGHDDIALPDDIDTHSRASSRDPGSVQTGGDISTILEGGYDHHPDDGKGDSVNGEQRNEKPAWSEMKTKAGKERKRLPLACIACRRKKIRCSGEKPACKHCSRSRIPCVYKVTTRKAAPRTDYMAMLDKRLKRMEDRVIKTIPKEETRDMAAIGRSVVRPPQPGQASKSQKKRSADEAFANEMDEWARGERKASLDIFPMRRESKINDVTGLMTEGAEFLPSLEIQEHLAEVFFDCVYGQSYLLLHKPSFMRRLKARTVPPALILAVCAVSARFSTHPQLNSEPPFLRGENWANPAAAIALSRHDAPNITILTVFLLLGLHEFGTCHGGRSWSFGGQALRMAYALQLHNELDEDPLLSQTNGGGSQLSFTDREIRRRTMWACFMMDRYNSSGSQRPPIGNEKFIQIQLPIKESHFQMEIPGPTEDLDGNVPNPVPEDVGQLSNAKDNMGVSAYIIRAIVLWGRIVDYLNLGGKKKDVHPLWSPESGYTRLKRQIEEFSASLPSHLAFTYENLQIHAADRIANQFLFLHIIIHQNMLFLNQFAIPLSPGGRPPRDMPKAFLSNAGRAAVEAAHHISVLIDRASAYPLTVPFAGYCAYSASTVHIWGIFSKNSQLEARSKENLRHTYRYLNKMKKYWGMFHYMVESAKDRYRQFADAAIKGSVVTQNGSQISAMFQYGDWFDKYPHGVSRMHWEDPNAQKKNKTDEAVMSQKPDLQSVEDFFASLSPTPQPSVSGRQHSKKDSRGESLSDMGQPTSQPMVDINTPGMMNTPGAGFPQPALFNQARGQLYGQYPFDFPVPADQLPQLDRQFVYGSFGGLDPSTNFMPSENPPISTVNGSEPSPATAPDNSAIFPGQLDPNAPAGVGEYYQPSAWFLPFNLDPVSAGVGLDPSPAQVPGSGTPDMSTFNGGNMPMGTFDMGMASVNRGPQMNE, encoded by the coding sequence ATGACGACGGCCAGCAATGCCAAGCCGCCACCGACCGACCCTCAATCTTCCCCATACCCACCAGAAGCGACCGCCTCATCCCGCAATTTTGTCCCGTCATTCTCCCGAGACCAAGACGAGATCTCTTGGACCTCTCCCCAATCGACTTCCTCCGGTATACCGAACGATGACCCGCGCCTGGCTCTTGGGGTACCTCCACCCGTCATGATCCCGCCCGAGTCCGACGAATCCCCCTTGGCCTCCTCCGCAGGCCTCACCTTGGGGCACGACGATATCGCCCTTCCCGACGATATCGACACGCACAGCCGAGCCAGTTCACGCGACCCCGGGAGCGTCCAAACCGGAGGCGATATCAGTACTATTCTAGAGGGCGGATACGACCATCACCCCGACGACGGGAAAGGAGATTCCGTGAATGGTGAGCAAAGAAACGAAAAACCAGCGTGGAGCGAAATGAAGACAAAGGCTGGGAAGGAGCGAAAGCGCCTCCCCTTGGCGTGTATCGCATGTAGGAGGAAAAAGATTCGATGTTCGGGCGAGAAGCCCGCGTGCAAACACTGCTCGCGCTCGCGGATTCCCTGCGTATATAAAGTCACCACCCGGAAGGCAGCGCCTCGGACAGATTATATGGCAATGCTAGATAAACGGctgaagagaatggaagatCGCGTTATTAAGACCATCCCGAAGGAAGAGACGAGGGATATGGCAGCCATCGGACGATCCGTGGTTCGGCCTCCCCAACCAGGGCAGGCCTCGAAGAGCCAGAAGAAGCGGTCAGCCGACGAAGCTTTTGCGAATGAGATGGACGAGTGGGCTCGTGGAGAGCGCAAAGCTTCACTGGATATATTCCCAATGCGCCGGGAAAGTAAGATTAACGATGTAACTGGTTTGATGACTGAAGGGGCAGAATTTTTACCCTCGTTAGAGATTCAAGAACATCTAGCGGAAGTTTTCTTTGATTGTGTCTATGGGCAGTCTTACCTCCTGCTCCACAAACCCAGCTTTATGCGCCGATTGAAGGCCAGGACTGTTCCACCAGCTTTGATCCTGGCTGTTTGCGCCGTATCGGCTCGATTTTCAACTCATCCACAACTTAACTCCGAACCGCCTTTTCTACGCGGAGAGAATTGGGCAAACCCAGCCGCTGCAATAGCTTTAAGCCGCCACGACGCCCCCAACATTACTATTCTGACCGTCTTCTTGCTGCTGGGTCTTCATGAGTTTGGAACTTGCCATGGTGGTCGAAGTTGGTCTTTCGGGGGTCAGGCGTTGCGGATGGCATACGCTCTTCAACTGCATAATGAACTCGATGAAGACCCGCTATTGAGCCAGACCAATGGTGGCGGGTCCCAGCTCAGCTTCACTGATCGGGAGATTAGAAGACGTACCATGTGGGCGTGCTTCATGATGGACCGTTATAACTCGTCTGGAAGTCAACGTCCACCTATTGGAAACGAAAAATTTATACAGATACAACTGCCGATCAAAGAGTCGCATTTTCAGATGGAAATCCCGGGACCAACGGAGGACCTGGATGGAAATGTTCCCAATCCAGTTCCGGAAGACGTTGGCCAGCTGTCAAACGCGAAGGACAACATGGGAGTGTCTGCCTATATAATTCGCGCCATAGTATTATGGGGGCGTATCGTGGACTATCTGAATctaggaggaaagaagaaggatgttCATCCACTGTGGTCACCCGAGTCGGGGTATACGCGCCTCAAACGACAGATTGAGGAGTTTTCTGCATCTCTTCCAAGCCATTTAGCATTCACTTATGAGAACCTCCAGATTCATGCGGCTGACAGGATCGCCAACcagtttctctttctgcatATAATCATTCATCAGAACATGCTATTCTTAAACCAGTTTGCCATTCCTTTATCACCGGGAGGGCGCCCCCCGCGGGATATGCCCAAGGCTTTCTTGAGCAACGCTGGACGGGCCGCGGTAGAGGCGGCCCACCATATCTCTGTGCTGATCGATCGCGCTTCAGCATACCCTCTTACCGTTCCCTTTGCTGGATATTGTGCATACTCAGCCAGCACAGTACATATCTGGGGTATCTTTTCCAAGAATTCCCAGCTCGAGGCTCGGTCAAAGGAAAACCTACGGCATACTTATAGATATCTaaacaagatgaagaaataTTGGGGTATGTTCCATTACATGGTGGAAAGCGCTAAGGATCGATACCGGCAGTTTGCAGATGCTGCGATTAAGGGGTCGGTTGTCACCCAGAACGGCAGTCAGATCAGCGCAATGTTTCAGTATGGTGACTGGTTCGACAAGTATCCTCATGGTGTGTCGAGGATGCATTGGGAGGACCCGAACGctcaaaagaagaataagaccGACGAAGCCGTGATGAGCCAGAAGCCCGACCTTCAAAGCGTCGAGGACTTCTTTGCCAGTCTATCCCCTACACCACAGCCCAGCGTGTCAGGCCGTCAGCATTCCAAGAAGGACAGCAGAGGCGAAAGTCTGTCTGACATGGGTCAGCCAACCTCTCAACCCATGGTTGACATAAACACTCCAGGGATGATGAACACACCGGGAGCCGGGTTCCCGCAGCCCGCACTGTTCAACCAAGCTCGTGGGCAACTGTACGGCCAGTATCCGTTCGACTTCCCCGTTCCAGCCGACCAACTACCCCAACTCGACCGACAGTTTGTTTACGGCTCCTTTGGCGGTCTCGATCCCTCCACCAATTTCATGCCATCGGAAAATCCGCCCATATCCACCGTAAACGGCTCAGAGCCCTCCCCAGCAACAGCCCCAGACAACTCCGCCATCTTCCCAGGCCAACTAGACCCCAACGCCCCCGCCGGGGTAGGCGAGTACTATCAACCAAGCGCCTGGTTCCTCCCCTTCAACCTAGACCCCGTCAGCGCAGGCGTCGGCCTCGACCCAAGCCCCGCACAAGTCCCCGGCAGCGGAACCCCGGATATGTCCACCTTCAATGGCGGGAACATGCCCATGGGCACATTTGACATGGGAATGGCGAGCGTGAATCGAGGACCCCAGATGAACGAATAA